One segment of Halococcus salsus DNA contains the following:
- a CDS encoding dihydrodipicolinate synthase family protein encodes MEGVGVPLVTPFDEDGGIDESKLRAVASWVVECGVDFVVPCGSNGESELMTLDERAEVTEIVVDEVSVPVLAGTGHPGLEETREQTRRAAEAGADAALVVTPYYFDHDQAALAAYYGRLADESPPPIYLYNVPAKTGVSLDPETVGAVADHENVAGMKDSTGDMIAFQRERRLAGSDFDLLVGTGALLAPALDAGGDGGVMALANVVPDLLVEVYHQRADDSAAARALNSELVALNQAITAKHGVPGLKAAMAHRGVPAGHVRFPHQPADEDVVEEVTALVDEALDGHAD; translated from the coding sequence ATGGAAGGTGTAGGTGTCCCGCTGGTGACGCCGTTCGACGAGGACGGAGGGATCGACGAATCGAAACTTCGAGCGGTCGCGTCGTGGGTGGTCGAGTGCGGCGTGGACTTCGTCGTGCCGTGTGGCTCGAACGGCGAATCGGAGCTCATGACCCTCGACGAGCGGGCGGAAGTGACCGAGATCGTCGTCGACGAGGTCTCGGTGCCCGTGCTCGCCGGGACCGGCCATCCGGGCCTCGAGGAGACGCGCGAACAGACACGGCGGGCGGCCGAGGCTGGAGCCGACGCCGCGCTGGTCGTCACACCCTACTACTTCGACCACGACCAGGCGGCGCTGGCGGCGTACTACGGTCGGCTCGCGGACGAGAGCCCGCCCCCGATCTACCTCTACAACGTGCCGGCGAAGACGGGCGTCTCGCTCGACCCGGAGACGGTCGGGGCGGTGGCCGACCACGAGAACGTCGCCGGGATGAAGGACTCGACCGGCGACATGATCGCGTTCCAGCGCGAGCGCCGTTTAGCTGGGTCGGACTTCGACCTTCTCGTTGGAACTGGCGCGCTCCTCGCACCGGCGCTCGACGCCGGGGGCGACGGCGGCGTCATGGCGCTCGCCAACGTGGTCCCGGACCTCCTCGTGGAAGTGTATCACCAGCGAGCCGACGACAGCGCCGCCGCCCGCGCGCTCAATTCTGAGTTGGTCGCGCTCAATCAGGCGATCACCGCGAAGCACGGGGTTCCGGGTCTCAAGGCCGCGATGGCCCACCGCGGCGTGCCGGCCGGGCACGTTCGCTTTCCGCATCAGCCCGCGGACGAAGATGTCGTTGAGGAAGTCACCGCGCTGGTCGACGAGGCGCTCGACGGGCACGCTGACTGA
- a CDS encoding alkaline phosphatase PhoX — protein sequence MVEFTRRKLMATSVAATLGASVVGTASAAHSEEVEETDTPGAPSVKGELKRFSTTAFGAEVTGPFVFDDGGLLYSLQHPSEENPEPFNRSGVGYFSGFTFDLDGDNDDFEEVSTPQTEDEQGRVRSGNGEYTLLAQGREPINGGTERLGVTQTPDGTDIVRADTADAESNRENQPYFAGTQYGLAASNPDCNQFVPTDDGTAGYLFTNWENSPGNISRIPISQNDDGEWEADLENAINLANTDALRDLGGTRINCYGDLSPWNTMLSSEENYAHPRVSLTHTVGDIVEAGSGKDLIGGCQFWNRPNPNGIGEAIVEYYGEDEAFEPQGYWALTGVEFLAYYLGAEQVDQPDADQPDEETLSDTTPIGDVYPNPYRYGYHVDVREPTADEPQPVKYHVMGRAAWESPNVQADERTVYGCSDGDSKGIYKFVADEPIPSYEDPMDVAGTLYAPKITNDAASAAEAGTRNSPANTNLEVEWIELGHATNAEAEAWIAEYDDVTQEDYLAHAETDWQDDPEAALEEADKEVIENGNRNYITNEEIVEWAAQYEANGPNGVDEDLRKVPFLEMRAAAKEIGASIEFNKAEGVDSVDGAQPGDYVYFGISEFNDDMADNTGDIRMDRVDGGVVYRAELEDDYNVSTLEPVIVGPDFTDPPADADDALRNVDNVYAMDDGRLICCEDGFGGPARSYPNDGLYVYDPDPDGESGDGDDAGFHTPPADDPLNARFRDCCANTVDTPPENGILNLDLVYGAYKGPYDVEITSPELSAAELDEIVFDNADDDRHDLTRDDIVGMDFSDVSAGEYEFTISVVDADATATVSLEIAED from the coding sequence ATGGTCGAATTCACGCGACGGAAGCTGATGGCGACGTCAGTCGCGGCCACGCTCGGTGCCAGTGTGGTCGGCACGGCGAGCGCCGCGCACTCTGAAGAAGTGGAGGAGACGGATACGCCGGGGGCCCCGAGCGTCAAGGGCGAACTCAAGCGTTTCTCGACGACCGCCTTCGGGGCCGAGGTGACGGGTCCGTTCGTCTTCGACGACGGTGGATTGCTCTATAGCCTCCAGCACCCGAGCGAGGAGAACCCCGAGCCGTTCAACCGGTCGGGTGTCGGCTACTTCAGCGGTTTCACCTTCGACCTCGACGGCGACAACGACGACTTCGAGGAGGTCTCGACACCCCAAACCGAGGACGAGCAGGGGCGCGTCCGGTCGGGTAACGGCGAGTACACGCTGCTCGCACAGGGCCGCGAGCCGATCAACGGCGGCACGGAACGCCTCGGCGTGACTCAGACGCCCGATGGCACCGACATCGTTCGAGCGGACACCGCCGACGCCGAATCCAACCGAGAGAACCAACCCTACTTCGCGGGCACCCAGTACGGCCTGGCCGCGAGCAACCCCGACTGTAACCAGTTCGTCCCCACGGACGACGGCACTGCAGGATATCTCTTCACCAACTGGGAGAACAGCCCCGGGAACATCTCCCGGATCCCGATCAGCCAGAACGACGACGGCGAGTGGGAGGCCGACCTGGAGAACGCGATCAACCTCGCGAACACCGACGCGCTTCGTGACCTCGGCGGCACGCGCATCAACTGCTACGGCGACCTCAGTCCGTGGAACACGATGCTCTCCTCCGAGGAGAACTACGCCCACCCGCGCGTCTCGCTCACCCACACGGTGGGCGACATCGTCGAGGCCGGCAGCGGGAAGGACCTCATCGGTGGCTGCCAGTTCTGGAACCGGCCGAACCCCAACGGGATCGGCGAGGCGATCGTCGAGTACTACGGCGAGGACGAGGCGTTCGAGCCGCAGGGCTACTGGGCGCTGACGGGCGTCGAGTTCCTCGCGTACTACCTGGGTGCCGAGCAGGTCGACCAGCCCGACGCCGACCAGCCCGACGAGGAGACGCTCAGCGACACGACGCCGATCGGCGACGTCTACCCCAACCCGTACCGCTACGGCTACCACGTCGACGTCCGCGAGCCGACGGCCGACGAACCCCAGCCGGTCAAGTACCACGTGATGGGCCGGGCGGCGTGGGAATCGCCGAACGTGCAGGCCGACGAACGAACCGTCTACGGCTGTTCCGACGGCGACAGCAAGGGTATCTACAAGTTCGTCGCCGACGAGCCGATCCCGAGCTACGAGGACCCGATGGACGTCGCGGGCACCCTGTACGCCCCGAAGATCACCAACGACGCCGCCTCCGCGGCCGAGGCCGGCACGCGCAACTCCCCGGCGAACACCAATCTCGAAGTCGAGTGGATCGAACTCGGGCACGCGACCAACGCCGAGGCCGAGGCGTGGATCGCCGAGTACGACGACGTGACCCAGGAGGACTACCTCGCGCACGCCGAGACCGACTGGCAGGACGACCCCGAAGCGGCGCTCGAAGAGGCCGACAAGGAAGTCATCGAGAACGGGAACCGGAACTACATCACCAACGAGGAGATCGTCGAGTGGGCCGCCCAGTACGAGGCGAACGGCCCGAACGGGGTCGACGAGGACCTCCGGAAGGTCCCCTTCCTCGAGATGCGAGCGGCCGCCAAGGAGATCGGGGCGTCCATCGAGTTCAACAAGGCCGAGGGCGTCGACAGCGTCGACGGGGCGCAACCGGGCGACTACGTCTACTTCGGGATCTCCGAGTTCAACGACGACATGGCCGACAACACCGGCGACATCCGGATGGACCGCGTCGACGGCGGCGTGGTCTACCGCGCGGAACTCGAGGACGACTACAACGTCTCGACGCTCGAACCGGTCATCGTCGGTCCCGACTTCACCGACCCGCCCGCGGACGCCGACGACGCGCTCCGCAACGTCGACAACGTCTACGCGATGGACGACGGCCGGCTGATCTGCTGTGAGGACGGCTTCGGCGGTCCCGCCCGCTCGTACCCCAACGACGGGCTCTACGTCTACGACCCCGACCCCGATGGTGAGAGCGGTGACGGGGACGACGCGGGCTTCCACACCCCGCCGGCGGACGACCCGCTGAACGCCCGCTTCCGGGATTGCTGTGCCAACACCGTCGACACGCCGCCGGAGAACGGGATCCTCAACCTCGACCTCGTCTACGGGGCGTACAAAGGGCCGTACGACGTCGAGATCACCTCGCCGGAGCTCTCCGCCGCGGAGCTCGACGAGATCGTCTTCGACAACGCCGACGACGACCGGCACGACCTCACCCGCGACGACATCGTCGGGATGGACTTCTCCGACGTGTCGGCCGGCGAGTACGAGTTCACCATCAGCGTCGTCGACGCGGACGCGACGGCCACGGTCTCCCTCGAAATCGCCGAGGACTGA
- a CDS encoding zinc-dependent alcohol dehydrogenase family protein, whose amino-acid sequence MHAAIYHGPGDIRVEEVDDPEIEEPTDAVVRITHTAVCGSDLWFYRGHREEMPEGAGVGHEPMGIVEEVGDAVRNVEPGDRVLSPFSISCGECEFCRKGLQTSCVNGYGWGGDLTGAQGEKVRAPHANGTLVKVPERYADDEDVLESLLPLTDVMCTGHHAAVSAGVEAGETAIVVGDGAVGLCGVLAAKRLGAERVIAMGHHEDRLEIAEEFGATEVISSEGEEAIEEATETTYGGANHVLECVGMESSMETAAEVARPGGTIGYVGVPAGVETTDFVATMFGKNVGLEGGVAPVRHYVDDLMADVLQGTLDPSPVFTKTVDIESVPEGYEAMDEREAVKVLVKNE is encoded by the coding sequence ATGCACGCAGCAATCTACCACGGGCCGGGCGACATCCGTGTCGAGGAGGTCGACGACCCCGAGATCGAGGAACCGACGGACGCCGTGGTCCGGATCACTCATACGGCAGTTTGTGGCTCGGACCTCTGGTTCTACCGTGGCCACCGCGAGGAGATGCCCGAGGGCGCGGGGGTCGGCCACGAACCGATGGGGATCGTCGAGGAAGTCGGCGACGCTGTTCGGAACGTCGAACCCGGCGACCGGGTGCTCTCGCCGTTCTCGATCTCCTGCGGCGAGTGCGAGTTCTGCCGGAAGGGCCTCCAGACCTCGTGTGTCAACGGCTACGGCTGGGGTGGTGACCTGACTGGGGCGCAGGGCGAGAAGGTCCGCGCGCCGCACGCCAACGGCACGCTCGTGAAAGTCCCCGAACGCTACGCCGACGACGAGGACGTCCTCGAATCGCTCCTCCCACTGACGGACGTGATGTGTACGGGCCACCACGCGGCCGTCAGCGCGGGCGTCGAGGCGGGCGAGACGGCCATCGTCGTTGGCGACGGCGCGGTCGGGCTGTGTGGCGTGCTCGCCGCGAAACGCCTCGGGGCCGAGCGCGTCATCGCGATGGGCCACCACGAGGATCGGTTGGAAATCGCCGAGGAGTTCGGTGCAACGGAGGTCATCTCCTCGGAGGGCGAGGAGGCCATCGAAGAAGCCACGGAGACGACCTACGGCGGGGCGAACCACGTTCTCGAATGTGTGGGGATGGAGTCCTCGATGGAGACCGCGGCGGAGGTCGCGCGTCCGGGGGGCACCATCGGCTACGTCGGCGTGCCGGCCGGTGTGGAGACCACCGACTTCGTCGCCACCATGTTCGGGAAGAACGTGGGCCTCGAAGGCGGCGTCGCGCCGGTGCGCCACTACGTCGACGACCTGATGGCCGACGTGCTCCAGGGCACCCTCGACCCCTCGCCGGTCTTTACGAAGACCGTCGACATCGAGAGCGTGCCCGAGGGCTACGAGGCGATGGACGAGCGCGAGGCGGTGAAGGTGCTGGTCAAGAACGAATAG
- a CDS encoding CDP-glycerol glycerophosphotransferase family protein — protein sequence MQQRLRAVLDRAFLVVGCLLHWLVARLPLARDPDLWVFGTRSGQGFADNAKYLFLHVAANHPEVRAVWLSTDPEVVDTLRARGYEAHHARSPRGLHLNLRAGVVLFTHGLRDVNLWLSGGARAVLLWHGTPLKHISWDSHFPGEPLPVRLAHAYAHDVLDHITIPAEAMTPAFVSGLRVDPDVLAITGYPRNDALVGSIADGDIGLDGASLRAVEELADDHRLVLSLPTFRDAGESALEMLDTAALDELLERHDAYLLVKPHPNEPLEPGTLAGDRIRGLPASVDSHALLPLADALLTDYSSVFFDYLLLDRPVVFYAPDLERYRAERGFYFDYDEVTPGPIARTNPELITALDRILGPEADGFAAERARVRERFCDTRPDRAERVFRTIRDHENKKVRKSP from the coding sequence ATGCAGCAACGTCTCCGTGCGGTTCTCGACCGCGCGTTTCTCGTCGTCGGCTGTCTCCTCCACTGGCTCGTCGCACGCCTCCCGCTCGCCCGCGACCCGGACCTGTGGGTGTTCGGCACCCGGAGCGGTCAGGGGTTCGCGGACAACGCGAAGTACCTCTTCCTCCACGTCGCGGCGAACCACCCCGAGGTCCGGGCGGTCTGGCTCTCGACCGACCCCGAGGTCGTCGACACACTTCGCGCCCGGGGCTACGAGGCCCACCACGCCCGTTCGCCGCGCGGCCTCCACTTGAATCTCCGGGCGGGCGTCGTGCTCTTCACCCACGGCCTCCGGGACGTGAACCTCTGGCTCTCGGGCGGTGCGCGTGCGGTGTTGCTCTGGCACGGCACGCCGCTGAAGCACATCTCGTGGGATTCGCACTTCCCCGGGGAACCCCTCCCCGTTCGCCTCGCCCACGCCTACGCCCACGACGTGCTCGACCACATCACGATCCCCGCGGAGGCCATGACCCCTGCCTTCGTCTCGGGGCTCCGCGTCGATCCCGACGTCCTCGCCATCACGGGCTATCCGCGCAACGACGCACTGGTCGGGTCGATAGCCGACGGCGACATCGGTCTCGACGGTGCCAGCCTCCGGGCGGTCGAGGAGCTCGCCGACGACCACCGGCTCGTTCTCTCGCTCCCGACCTTTCGGGACGCGGGTGAGAGCGCGCTCGAAATGCTCGACACCGCCGCCCTCGACGAACTCCTCGAACGTCACGACGCGTACCTCCTCGTCAAACCCCACCCGAACGAACCGCTCGAACCCGGTACGCTCGCCGGCGACCGGATCCGCGGGCTCCCCGCGTCCGTCGACAGCCACGCGCTGTTGCCGCTCGCCGACGCGCTGCTCACCGACTACTCCTCGGTGTTCTTCGATTACCTCCTGCTCGATAGACCCGTCGTGTTCTATGCACCCGACCTCGAACGCTACCGAGCCGAGCGGGGTTTCTACTTCGACTACGACGAGGTCACGCCCGGCCCGATCGCCCGAACGAACCCGGAACTCATCACGGCCCTCGACCGGATCCTCGGGCCCGAGGCGGACGGGTTCGCCGCCGAGCGCGCCCGGGTCCGCGAACGGTTCTGTGATACCCGCCCCGACCGCGCGGAACGGGTTTTCCGAACCATCCGAGACCACGAAAACAAAAAGGTTCGAAAATCTCCATAG
- a CDS encoding SDR family NAD(P)-dependent oxidoreductase: MGTITGDFTDETVIVTGASSGIGRAVALAFGEAGATVVNADVRAEPKDRDAERPTHEAIREAGGESEYVETDVSDPDEIESVVEAAHEFGGVDVMVNNAGVHVSRLFREVSPEDLEKVHQVNTVGTFFGTQAAANDMIERGAQGSIVNTASSTSTMPDWEHAHYAATKGAIRMITRSAALELAQYDIRVNSVAPGPVATEITEGWSERAEESVGGDGRSPPTRAGRPADLAGAYLYLASEGADYVTGEQVWVDGGSRIA, translated from the coding sequence ATGGGTACCATCACCGGCGACTTCACCGACGAGACGGTCATCGTCACCGGCGCGAGTTCGGGCATCGGCCGCGCGGTGGCGCTCGCGTTCGGCGAGGCCGGCGCGACCGTCGTCAACGCCGACGTTCGAGCGGAGCCGAAGGACCGCGACGCCGAACGGCCGACCCACGAGGCGATCCGCGAGGCCGGCGGCGAGAGTGAATACGTCGAGACGGACGTCTCGGACCCCGACGAGATCGAGTCGGTCGTCGAGGCCGCCCACGAGTTCGGCGGTGTGGACGTGATGGTCAACAACGCCGGGGTCCACGTCAGCCGCCTCTTCCGGGAGGTCAGCCCCGAGGATCTCGAGAAGGTCCATCAGGTCAACACCGTGGGGACCTTCTTCGGGACCCAGGCCGCCGCGAACGACATGATCGAGCGCGGCGCACAGGGAAGTATCGTCAACACCGCCTCCTCGACGTCGACCATGCCCGACTGGGAACACGCCCACTACGCCGCGACGAAGGGCGCGATCCGGATGATCACCCGCAGCGCGGCGCTCGAGCTCGCCCAGTACGATATCAGGGTCAACAGCGTCGCGCCGGGCCCGGTCGCCACCGAGATCACCGAGGGCTGGTCCGAGCGCGCCGAGGAGTCGGTGGGCGGCGACGGTCGGTCCCCACCGACGCGGGCGGGCCGCCCGGCGGACCTGGCGGGCGCGTATCTCTACCTCGCGAGCGAGGGAGCCGACTACGTCACCGGCGAGCAGGTCTGGGTCGACGGCGGATCCCGGATCGCCTGA
- a CDS encoding OB-fold nucleic acid binding domain-containing protein, translating to MGSCIICGTSTDGHICESHQEDVVFDFEGSHANQLTAGRFYRGSVDGFADFGVFVDIGDSVTGLLHRSELDSRLESLDWDSGDEVYVQVTDVHDNGNVDLTWSIRQSDREFRGALVDTPEGDELPAEADDPNEDAAAGRPVADTADETTETSTADAESTTTETEPTTDRTRADGDSPVETTSTTDTVGSTADADGSTADAGGAQLVDPEPESTSETDYETVRTDDLDEHVDDPVRIEGEVASVRQTGGPTVFTLRDEAGTVECAAFEEAGVRAYPGIEAGAFVAVEGHVERHRGGLQVESDDLSVLDESGREAVETRMADALAAEAEVESVDLLAEDGVVADLADEIRDLAGTIRRAVLESRPVVVRHDASADGYLAAAAIERATLPLVEAEHARSDAAYHYFDRRPLAEGVYDMDSATRDVTTMLDARERHDEAIPLFVFCGVGGTSASADGLSLLSVYDAERAVLDVGVEKRADVDAFVGTDGDGTTTAALAANVAVHIDPEVREDLAHLPAVSFWEHTPAAYADLANEAGYDAERAREVREAVALVANYQSYEDKRELVRDLVFEGGEALAAAFASRFRTKRDAAIETARAHLDYRETDAGTIGVLDTDAFTHRYDFPPTALLCDELYRRTREAASVLVGVGEDELFVRGDVDIHAIAEETAERVPDADVSVGAARDDRLEFLLGERDAVQEAVIDVVAEQI from the coding sequence ATGGGTAGCTGTATCATCTGCGGCACCTCCACGGATGGCCACATCTGCGAGAGCCACCAGGAGGACGTCGTCTTTGACTTCGAAGGATCGCACGCCAACCAACTCACCGCCGGCCGCTTCTACCGCGGCTCCGTCGACGGCTTCGCCGACTTCGGCGTCTTCGTCGACATCGGCGACAGCGTCACCGGGCTCCTCCACCGGAGCGAACTCGACAGTCGGCTCGAAAGCCTCGACTGGGACTCCGGCGACGAGGTCTACGTCCAAGTTACGGATGTTCACGACAACGGCAACGTCGACCTCACGTGGTCGATCCGCCAGTCCGACCGCGAGTTCCGGGGCGCGCTCGTCGACACCCCGGAGGGCGACGAACTCCCCGCGGAGGCTGACGACCCAAATGAAGACGCGGCTGCCGGGCGTCCGGTAGCCGACACCGCCGACGAAACCACGGAGACGTCGACCGCCGACGCGGAATCGACGACCACCGAGACGGAACCGACGACCGACCGGACCCGCGCCGACGGCGACAGCCCGGTCGAGACGACGTCGACCACCGATACAGTCGGTTCGACGGCCGATGCCGACGGTTCGACTGCCGATGCGGGCGGCGCGCAGCTCGTCGACCCCGAACCGGAATCGACCTCCGAGACCGACTACGAGACCGTTCGCACCGACGACCTCGACGAGCACGTCGACGACCCGGTTCGTATCGAGGGCGAAGTCGCGAGCGTTCGCCAGACGGGCGGTCCGACGGTGTTCACCCTCCGCGACGAGGCCGGAACCGTCGAGTGTGCAGCCTTCGAGGAGGCGGGCGTTCGAGCGTACCCCGGCATCGAGGCCGGCGCGTTCGTCGCGGTCGAGGGCCACGTCGAGCGCCACCGGGGCGGTCTGCAGGTCGAATCCGACGACCTCTCGGTGCTCGACGAGTCGGGGCGCGAGGCGGTCGAGACGCGGATGGCGGACGCGCTCGCCGCGGAAGCCGAGGTCGAGTCGGTCGACCTCCTCGCCGAGGACGGCGTGGTGGCGGACCTCGCGGACGAGATCCGCGACCTCGCGGGGACGATCCGACGTGCGGTGTTGGAGTCCCGACCCGTCGTGGTGCGCCACGACGCGAGCGCCGACGGCTACCTCGCCGCGGCGGCCATCGAGCGCGCGACGTTGCCGCTCGTGGAAGCCGAACACGCCCGGAGCGACGCCGCCTACCACTACTTCGACCGGCGGCCGCTCGCCGAGGGCGTCTACGACATGGATTCGGCGACGCGCGACGTCACCACGATGCTCGACGCCCGCGAGCGCCACGACGAAGCGATCCCGCTGTTCGTCTTCTGCGGCGTCGGCGGGACGAGCGCCTCGGCCGACGGCCTCTCGCTGCTCTCGGTTTACGACGCCGAGCGCGCGGTGCTCGACGTCGGTGTCGAGAAACGGGCGGACGTAGACGCGTTCGTCGGGACGGACGGGGACGGGACCACGACGGCCGCGCTCGCGGCGAACGTCGCGGTCCACATCGACCCCGAGGTCCGCGAGGACCTCGCGCACCTGCCGGCGGTGAGCTTCTGGGAGCACACCCCGGCGGCCTACGCCGACCTCGCGAACGAGGCGGGCTACGACGCCGAGCGCGCGCGGGAGGTCCGCGAGGCGGTCGCGCTGGTCGCGAACTACCAGTCCTACGAGGACAAACGCGAACTCGTTCGCGATCTCGTCTTCGAGGGTGGCGAGGCGCTCGCGGCGGCCTTCGCCTCGCGCTTCCGAACCAAGCGCGACGCCGCCATCGAGACCGCGCGCGCTCACCTCGACTACCGCGAGACCGACGCGGGGACGATCGGCGTGCTCGACACCGACGCGTTCACCCACCGTTACGACTTCCCGCCGACCGCGCTGCTCTGTGACGAACTCTATCGTCGAACTCGCGAGGCGGCTTCGGTCCTGGTCGGTGTCGGCGAGGACGAGCTGTTCGTCCGCGGCGACGTGGACATCCACGCCATCGCCGAGGAAACCGCCGAGCGCGTCCCCGACGCCGACGTCTCCGTTGGCGCGGCGCGCGACGACCGGTTGGAGTTCCTGCTCGGCGAGCGCGATGCGGTGCAGGAAGCGGTCATCGACGTCGTCGCCGAGCAGATCTGA
- a CDS encoding alpha/beta hydrolase family protein: MTDPIPLDAVYDVTTITGVALSPDGDRVAFVAHESSRADDERHSSVFVVPTDGSRPPHRLTRASGAGSPQWSPDGAKLGVLAARERDVGLTVAAGDSDEDDDEVESNGDGDEPKSQVWVFDLELGGDARQVTDRDEGVREFDWGPDGERVVVSARDPTDEEREYLDARREGDGPIETDRLQHKADGAGWLDSVTSYLFVVDVETRESTRLDDAYGGGAYEPMSGLQPTWSPAGDRIAFLSNRTERPDDNAVLDLYTVAPDGTDLGRLTERDLVVGGAEWHPDGDRLAFVGGDPENSAVPGQIYVWDGDDYDSLTTDLDRRPTRQAPLRWDDGTVLAAIADEADVRFVRAHPDGTPAERVFPDSVEHRTLQTFDLAAGTLVALSTHPSQGADLHAASLSALENDGRDAFEALTAVNEELLDEHPLPDCERVRYESAGHDIDAITYLPSDFDPEDPEPHPLVVSIHGGPVHYDTPEFSFEYAAWTSRGYVVVCPNYRGGASYGRAFAEELRGQWGTVEVEDIAAGIEALCERGWADPDRVFGRGVSYGGIAQGFLVTQTDCLTAAAPEHGIYDLRSVFGTDDTQVGLVNEFGLPWEAKETYDAASAIRDAGNIDTPLLVMAGGQDWRCPPSQSEQLYVSARKQGVEAKLVVYPDEHHNVTHPDRALHRLEQLTEWYEKHDPAVEQNDDDGE, encoded by the coding sequence ATGACGGACCCGATACCGCTCGATGCGGTCTACGACGTGACGACGATCACGGGAGTCGCGCTCTCGCCCGACGGCGACCGGGTCGCGTTCGTCGCCCACGAGTCGAGTCGGGCCGACGACGAACGTCACAGCTCGGTCTTCGTGGTGCCGACCGACGGGAGCCGACCGCCCCACCGACTGACCCGCGCCTCGGGTGCCGGGTCGCCGCAGTGGAGCCCCGACGGCGCGAAACTCGGTGTGCTCGCGGCGCGCGAGCGCGACGTCGGACTGACGGTCGCGGCAGGCGATTCGGACGAAGACGATGACGAGGTCGAGTCGAACGGGGACGGCGACGAACCGAAGTCCCAGGTCTGGGTCTTCGACCTCGAACTCGGTGGCGACGCGCGGCAGGTCACCGACCGCGACGAGGGGGTTCGGGAGTTCGACTGGGGGCCCGACGGCGAGCGGGTCGTGGTCTCGGCGCGCGACCCGACCGACGAGGAACGCGAGTATCTCGACGCCCGCCGGGAAGGGGACGGACCGATCGAGACCGACCGCCTCCAGCACAAGGCCGACGGCGCGGGCTGGCTGGATTCGGTGACGAGCTACCTCTTCGTGGTCGACGTCGAGACCCGCGAGTCGACGCGCCTCGACGACGCCTACGGCGGTGGGGCCTACGAACCCATGAGCGGCCTCCAGCCGACGTGGAGCCCCGCGGGCGACCGGATCGCCTTCCTCTCGAATCGGACCGAACGGCCCGACGACAACGCGGTGCTGGACCTCTACACCGTCGCGCCCGACGGCACCGACCTCGGCCGTCTCACCGAGCGCGACCTGGTCGTCGGCGGCGCGGAGTGGCACCCCGACGGCGACCGGCTCGCGTTCGTCGGGGGCGACCCCGAGAACAGCGCCGTTCCCGGTCAGATCTACGTGTGGGACGGCGACGACTACGACTCGCTGACCACCGACCTGGACCGGCGACCCACCCGGCAAGCGCCGCTCCGGTGGGACGACGGGACGGTGCTGGCGGCCATCGCCGACGAGGCCGACGTCCGGTTCGTTCGAGCCCACCCCGACGGTACGCCCGCCGAACGGGTCTTCCCCGACTCGGTCGAGCACCGGACCCTCCAGACGTTCGACCTCGCCGCGGGAACGCTGGTCGCGCTGTCGACACATCCCTCCCAGGGCGCGGATCTCCACGCCGCGAGCCTCTCGGCCCTCGAAAACGATGGTAGGGACGCCTTCGAGGCGCTCACCGCGGTGAACGAGGAGCTGCTCGACGAACACCCGCTCCCCGACTGCGAGCGGGTTCGCTACGAGAGCGCCGGGCACGACATCGACGCGATCACCTACCTGCCATCGGATTTCGATCCCGAGGACCCCGAGCCCCATCCGCTGGTCGTCTCGATCCACGGTGGACCGGTCCACTACGACACGCCGGAGTTCAGCTTCGAGTACGCGGCGTGGACGAGCCGGGGCTACGTCGTGGTCTGTCCGAACTACCGCGGCGGGGCCTCCTACGGGCGGGCGTTCGCCGAGGAGCTCCGTGGGCAGTGGGGCACCGTCGAGGTCGAGGACATCGCCGCCGGTATCGAGGCGCTCTGCGAGCGGGGCTGGGCCGATCCGGACAGGGTGTTCGGCCGCGGGGTCTCCTACGGGGGCATCGCACAGGGGTTCCTCGTGACCCAGACCGACTGCCTGACCGCCGCCGCGCCGGAACACGGTATCTACGACCTCCGGTCGGTCTTCGGGACCGACGACACCCAGGTCGGGCTCGTCAACGAGTTCGGGCTGCCGTGGGAGGCCAAGGAGACCTACGACGCCGCCTCCGCCATCCGGGACGCCGGAAACATCGACACACCCCTGCTGGTGATGGCCGGCGGGCAGGACTGGCGGTGTCCGCCCAGCCAGTCCGAACAGCTCTACGTCAGCGCCCGCAAGCAGGGCGTCGAGGCGAAGCTCGTGGTCTATCCCGACGAACACCACAACGTCACCCACCCGGACCGCGCGCTCCACCGGCTCGAACAGCTCACCGAGTGGTACGAGAAGCACGATCCGGCCGTAGAGCAGAACGACGACGACGGGGAGTGA